tatataaactgctgcctCAGTTATAGCCGCAGTCATCCATCTTCGATCCCTCTCCGCACCACTCCCATCATGGATTCCTCCCGCGCCAAAACTTTCTGGGACGGGATGATGTCGgaacaaaagaaggagatggccgtcATTGATGTCGGCTGGCTAGCCGGCAGACAGCCGaaggacgacgatgtcccaatgaAGGACGTGACCGACGATGAGTCGGCGCCACCCTCCTCCTCCTTCGCGCCACcatcgctggtgcattgcaccatgatcatCGGCGAGACTCGTGCCCCTTAcatggacatggtgcgggaggagcagttCTAGGAGGAGCAGTTCTAGGAGGCGCAGACCGACGCCGCCCACAACCACCAACTCCTACAGGAGCACCTGCGGGCGGAGCTACTCCGCCGACAAGGCGATCGCGCCGGACGCGGGCGTGGCAGAGTAGGCGTCGTTGCTTGACTCCTACCACTCTGcccgcgagatccgcctcgccCGTTGGCGGTGCCGCCAGCGGGCGACGGAACTGGCGGCCGCCTACAAGGAGTATGACGAGGCCGGCGAGACGGTGTTCGGCAAGACCGACAACGAGGACGACATCGccggctgcccccctcccccccacaccaCCACCACTACTAAGTCGGCACGCCCGCGGGCGCCGccgacagcgaggaagagtagtgcacaCCGCTCCTCCCATCCCTTCGACGCCAAGTTTGGTGGACTCAACACCGGCGGCTAATTAGTCGCTTGGCAATGACATGGAGGCGGACAGCTTCACTTCCCGAGGATTCGGAGGTGAAGCTTCATTTTTCGCAGCtcatggccggagacgaggaatGGGCGCCGACGATCTTTTAGGTATTATATATCTAGAGTCGAATGAGCACCACTTTTAGTTGAAGTATGTCTGAAATGTAATGATTTTCGTTATATTTATATGAAATCTAATGAAAATTCGTTGTATTTGCATGAATTGTGTTTGGTTTGCATGAAAATCCAGTCATATTTGTATGAATTTTGTCCAGTTATTTGAATAGTGTTTGTAATGTATGCGAGGGTGTTCGTAGACCGGTCCCTTGTCCGTAGACGAATGCATGAGGAATTTATGGGTCGccctcaggctggtcatagtggggagtaacttagactagtaacatatacatgttactagtctatgttactacctctataatgaatagtatcatactccctccgttcctaaatataagtctttgtagagatttcactagatggactacatacgaaacaaaataaatgaatctgcacttaaaatacatctatatacatctgtatgtggtccctagtgaaatctctacaaagacttatttaggaacggaggaagtagattagtactataggtggtctcatttattgccatgcatgacacatagtagcatcatatTTGTTATGTTACGGTAtttacctatgttactataaccatctcttttttttaattgcctgccacataagcatgtttacgAGTTCTAAGTGCATGATACTATTTTATGTTACCCCACTATGGCCATCCTGAGTGCCAGGATCACATGTCTGCAACACTATTAACTAGATCGGAATCCGGGTGCCGGTCCAAACATCTTGATCAAGCAGGGAATGCTTAGTCGATAGTAATCCAGGTTTATCATGTGTATTCATATATGATAACAATACAATGAAGGAGAAATATTAAATTGTGATAGGAGCGAGACATAATGGTGCTCAATACCGGcataaaactactccctccgttccaaaatatgttGTTGAAGAAAACGTTACAACCAGGTGAAAACAAAGGAATTTACATCGCTATCCCTGTTTTGAATCGCTATCCCcatcgtcgtcttcctcctttgctccCAGGATTTCAAATCGCTTCTCCTCGTCGCACATCACAAGCACCAGCCCCAGGGTGCAGCAGTTTGATCCACGGCCATGTCCTGGGCGTGGTCCTGTTGGGCATGATCCGCTCCTGTAGTACTCCATGGCGGCTGCTCCTTCTCCTGAAAATCAATTGATCACTTGAGTAATTGAGAAGACCAGAAGCAGTAATTGAGTAGCAGCAATGTGACTCAGATTGTTTCATAGCAGCAGCAATTTGACATACTCCAGCAGTAGTAATTGAATACATCAGCAGAAACAGTAATGCAGTAGTAGCAGCAGGCAACAACAATAGTTTGACATAGCAGCAATAGTTCATCATCAGCAGTTTTACATAACAAATAGTTCAGAGAAGAGAATGAATGTTTGAGTTAACTGAAAAGGTTGGCAGTTAATTTTAATTAAAGGGAAATGTGTACCGAAGAGGGTGTCCTAAAGAcagcggggagagagagagagagagagagagagagagagtttaatGAAGCAAGATGAGAAGAGAAGAGAAATTTTAATTACTGATAGTGCTCAACAGCTACTCCAACAGAGAAATGAAGATGAGAGAAGCTCTAGGGGACAAGAGAGGAGAACCTTTACTGAAATTCTTTGTACTCCTCAACAACtattgctagagtactccatagctCCAGAGAAGAGAGTACTCCATATATTAGGCCAAAATTCTTTGTACTCCCAGCATATTACTCCAGCATACTATACTCCCAAAAATTTTGCACCTCGACAACCGTATTCAGAGAAGAGAAGAGCTCAACTACTGAAATTACTGGAATACTCCTCTTGTAagcagagaagagaagagaagctgCACTGCTACTGTTAAGGGAGTACTCCTCTAGAGCTGCACTGCTACTGTTAagcagaaaagagaagagaagagaaagagaagagaagcTGCACCAGATCAAGTTTTTGAATAACTATTGCACCAGATTAGCTACTGCTCTAGAAAATCACTACACCAGATCAAACTTTTGAACCAGATCAAGCTACTGCACTAGATCACCTTCTCTGAATAACTACTCCATTAACAGAAACAAGCTAGTCCAAAATTAACAGTACTCTGAATACTGTAATTAACTGTACACCTTCTCTGAATAACAGTACACCAGATCAGCTAATCCATTAACAGTAGCTTCATGTGCAAAATTAGCACCTTCTCTGAATATTTACTGCAAGGAATACTATACTTAACAAAACTATAGCAACACTGCAATAATTACTGCTAGGAGTACTGCACCTAATCTTCAGATGGAGTATGTTGAAGAAACTCTCTTCCTCCACTAACCACTATCTTTTTGGAGTACTCTAACTACTCCAAGATGATACTGCAAGTCTCCAAGAAGCTAGTCCAAGATGCTCCAAGATACTGCAAATGCTGAGTCTGGAGAAGAGACGCCCTACCATGTGTGGACTCGTGAGGATGATGACAACATGAGGACGACGGCGCCGCCGCAAATCCGCCGCTCCGCTGCTCCAGCGCAGCTCCACATCCAGTGCTGCTCCACATCCAAAGGGAATTAAAGTGATTGCTCATAATGGATTAGACCAGGATAATAAATTCACACCAAAAACACAACATAGCCAAAGGGCAAGGCAACATAGATATACCAAAAGTATGGCAAACATGACATATTTAGTCATTACCACAAAATGACACAAAGTGCATGTCTAAAGTAGTGATTCAATAATCCAGCGTCTGGTATTTATCAGGGAAGGATGTAATCCAATACAAATCATCAAAGTATAGTACTTCAATAAAAACCATCAATATTTAATATAAAGCAGAATATCTATATTAGTATCCAGGAGTGGTCCAGTGGATTAAGTATAAGGCATCAAGATTTACGATATAACACAAGCCAGGCAAATAATTGGTTTGCATACAAATCAATACAAAGCGTCAAGATTCATGACATAGGAAGGGCAACTTGCCACGCATGACCTGTCCTAAGTCATGTTTCAGCTAGGACAATGCATGCAATGGCTAAGTGTGTCTCGGATTTTGCAAATTCAAAGGACAGTACAACACACTTGACGCAAACGAACCATCCAAAAGGTAGGCAAGAGTCAAGTAGTCACCCATATCCATAATTCTCTAAGGTCCATACAACACATGAATCAGTTTCTTCACCCAATCAATAAGGACTATCGATTATGGAAGCACAAAAGTCGTGTTTGTAAAATGCCGAATTCACCTGCAGACAGGGGGGCAAGCCCACATAGACCACTCAAGACAGGAGCAAGGTAGTCCATAAATATCAAAAGTACTACCCTATGTACGCACAGTGTACGAATCCACCTAAGAATTTTCTTTTCAACATCCTTTGATCTTGATAAGAAGACCATGATCTAGAACGTAAGTAAAAGAGCATTACTGGTAAGGAAAAGCCATCACGGACAAATCTGAAGATCCTCATAAAGCATCATTGAAATTATAACCTGGAATTAACCAAAATCATGGCATCGCTGAAAGTATATATGTACCCAAAATCCAATTATCCATGTGAAATCATAGAGAATCAACCCTCAATCATAAAACAATTGTCTTTGTTCATTTTTTAATTCCAATATGACAAAATCTACACAGAATGACCATAGCCATGGAATAGAACTATTAAATAGCTATCTTATACACAGAATGACCGAAAGATGTCCAATAGATCCTGCACTCCTCCACCTCCCAGCTTCCCAGGATCATTCAAAACATCATAAGCCCGAGCTGACTTCTTGAAGTGACACGTGACATACTATTAGTTAGCCAGGTCAACCAGAAAACATTTTTTTTTAAACATGGTAACCGCCTAAAGCATCAGTACTCACTACCCAGCAAAGCTTGACCGACCCAAGCATCAATAGTCATCTTTAGTTCAGCTAGGTTGATATATGGCAATGGGAATCAAGTAAGTTGTGTATCTAGTATGCATCAGTATTCAGTAGTCAACTTTTTCTGCAACACTAAAGAAACTGGACTTGTAGTAAATTTTTCTCACCATCAAGGATCAATGCACTTTTTTTGAAATATCAATTTAGAAACCAAATGCATCACCAGAAAGATGTAAACATATGGTTGAATATAAATATATATGGCATGTTTGGATGCTGCCCGAGCCAACCCTCCCAATCACGGGCGCACCAAAAAATTGGCGAAGCAATCGGCCGCCCGCTTCTCGCCAAATAATTGGCGTGGAATTGAACTGAGATGTGGAGCTAGCCTGGGCACGCCAAAGAATCGGCGTCCATCCAAACGCATAGCGACCACTCAGTCAATGACCATTTTTTTACTGCTTATTACTTAGTTACTTAGTTATTAAAAAAACTCCAGCTGAAGAATAAAAAAGATGATGTATATAGTCGAAATAAGATCAGGAAGTCAGATGCATACATGCTGTATTAAGAATAAGCTAGCAAGCTAGGTGGGAAGGAACATTTAGATTgtaatgacataataagatgaaagCAGAAATAAATATTATGCAAGAACTATACAGAAATTACAGAGCAAATAATTTAAGCTTATAATGACATACTAAACCACAATACCAGCTCATCTTCCGCGAGCAGATCGCCGGTTGCATCCAACATGGCCAACATCACGAGAGTGATCCACCGCTCCTCCTCGCTCAGGATGCATGAAAATGTGATTGGCGCCTTAATCACCCTTGGCCGGATCTGCCAATTAAGCAAATGACACAATTGCTGAAGCAACATACCATAAGATATCAAATATGAATTTAAGTAACATGGGACCACTTTAATTAACCCTCCATTTAAGGCCGTGAACTTTATTTGGTGTCATACACAAAACTATGGCAGTAAGATCCTTCACACACAATACCTCATAGTAACTCATGGAAACAAATCAATCAATGGACTCAAGATTTAGAGAATTAATTGTAAGGAGAAAGAAATGGGTGAATCAATGAATGATCACCTGAGTGTACATAGCTGCAAATACTCATGAACTGATATAGCTAAACGCATCAAACAATCTTTCTTACCTCCACATTGATCAACTATTGACAGTCTAAAATCATAGCTCAAGGAAGTAAATAATTTGTGCATAGAGAATATAAGAAAGCAGATCGTGTAATCTGAAATAGAACAACAGAATATTTATGTCAGCATGGGTAGTGAGGAAAGAAATCTCACACATATGCAACAGCAATAAAACCATCAAGTTAGCCACCTGGCAATTAGTTGTCCACACATCTTATTGTCACCTTTGTTAACCAAGCCTTTGAGCAGGCACATGATGATTGTCTCAAGCTTTCTTCTGTTTCATGCCCTAGCTAGAATTTCTGCTAACATAAAGAAAAAAGAGATCACCAGACaagaaaaaaagaacaaagaaaaatgAGACAAATAAGCATGTCAGAGCAGCGCCCAGCACTCACGGCGACATGGAAGTGCTCTCTGAACTACAACCCAGAATAAAAACATGCACAGTTTTCTCTAAATGTTAATATATGCATGGTTTGACAATTCTAACCCAAACAAATAACTCAAAATCAACCCATCTGGATCATGGACAACACATTTAAATCCTAATTAATCAGCGTAATCATTCTTAACAGTAATCCACAACTACAAAACCAAGAAAAACCTTAGTGGACCTAACAGGCATGAGTGATTAGCAAAAAGGGGAACGGGATTGACAGAGATAAACACAGAAGAGTGAGAGACATGAGATCCTCACAATAGCAGCACCATGTACAACGACTTGCATCAACGGCTTGCCGCTCAGCTGGCGGACAACACATCCAGCTCTCACTACATTGAAGACTGTTGGTTTCCTGTATGGAGCAGCAGGAAAAGGGGATCAGAACCATGTGTGTATGGAGGTCTGTGAGAGAGAGGAAACCGATGCATTACCTGCGTGCACGCAAAAAACAAGGACGATGGCAACACGATGATGAACCCTACGGAGCAGCGGCGTGAGCATGTGCTACTCCGGCCGATGGCGACGGCGCCCATCATCGCTGTCGTGCTCGACCTTATGCACACGCACGGCTAGGGTCTGTACCCTGCTCGTGCCCTCGCTCGACGGCCCCGCTGCTCCGTCAGTTCCGACGCCTCGTCGCCGACCGCCGGAGAGGAGAACGAGAGGACGCGGAGGAGGAGGGTGGGCATGGGAGAGGACGGGAGGAGGAGGGTGGTCCCGACAGATCGAGGGAAAAGAGCACGAAGAGAGGGGCAAGAGATCCACGCCATGGCCGTCGCCTGGCCCAGCTTGAGGTCGAGGATGGGTGCccaggcgagcggcggcggccggcggcggggcagggaggcgggagtgggttagggttaggagggagagagaggcgagGCGCGAGGAAGAGGAGAGGGGGCGACGCGAGCGCGGGCGGAGCAGACGGGCGCGCCATGGGTCGTCGGCTCGACGAAGGAGATGATGGCGGCGGGGCAAGGAGGCAGGCGCTGTTCTAGGGtttggagggagagggaggcgaggcTGGAGGAACGGGAGGAGGTGGGCGGCGCGAGCGCGAGCGACGGCTAGGTTTTTTTTTCCATGGGAGCCACCCCGTtttatacgtgtgtgtgtgtgaaatgaCAAAAATGCCCTCGGCGGCCATCCAGTTTTACAGGCGGTGGCACGCTGGAGCGTCACTATTCATTGTAGCAGCGGCCAAGGTCTTCCAGGAGTGAGATCCGACGGTCCACAACGCATCAAAAAACCGATCCGACGGCCGAGATTGGCTGAGCTCTAAAAAGGGTTCTCCCAACTAACATAGTAATCTGATTCACAATCGGCGACAAGGTGCGAAAAAACCGAAGAGACACGTGAGAAAGAAAGCGCTAGAAGGGTTCTCCCAACTAACATAGTAGTCTGATTCACACGTGAGAAAGAAAGCGCTAGAAAGATGGCGAGTGGACACACAACAGCTGCGTCCGTCCGTGGGCCCCGCttcgccggcgccggccgccgcggcgccctcctcctcgcgctgctcctcgccgccgcggccgccttACTCCCAGTAGCCGAGCCTTCCTGCCCCCGAGGTTTCCCTTTCCCCTTTCAGTTTACTTCTGCAGTTCTTGGAACTCCCGTTCTCGTCGACACTTCACATTTACTCGTATTAGCCAAGATCATATTTAAAATTTACAAACTGATCTAAGTTCCGAGTAATTTTGAAGGTTAGCTATGAGCTTAAGATAGCAATGAGATATTAGTCAGTTCGAGCCAGTTCAGCACCAGATCTAAGTGTCTTACGGTACCTTTGTCTAGCAAGTACACCGGAGCACTGGATAACAGTCAGTTCAGTTCTAGCAACTGCTAACTAAATGCATCGAGTTCTAGTCATCTAGTGTATCTACCTACCCAAGCTAATCTCTGTTCTAGCAAGTCTTTCTAGTGTATGCAGCCAAACTGAGTTACTGATCTCAGTTCTACCAAGTGCTAACTATATCTACCGTCTTATCCAGACAATTCAGTCGTGAAAGATATAAACAAAATGCACCAGAGCAACTATGGAATTGGAGGATTCTCGCATATAACCGTTGCCGGTGCGCTAGCTCACGGCATGAAGGAGGTAAGCAATCAATCCAGGAACCAGACTGTACTTGAGTTTCTCCCATTTCGTGTTGCTATGAATTTATGCAGACCTTTACTTGCATGTACTCATGTATATACATGGTTTCTTTGGTTCATCTGTATTGGAAAATGTGCCGATCTAAGATGGAGCTGTTCTTTCTTGTTTATTATGTGAAATGCTTTCCTCTAGGTGGAGGTGTGGCTCCAAACAATTAGTGCCGGCCAGAGGACACCTATCCACAGACACTCGTGTGAGGTCTTTGTTGTCCTCAAAGGGAGAGGCACTCTCTTGCTGGGGTCGACCTCACTGCCGTACCTGGGAACGCCTCAGGAGATTCCTGTCTTTCAGAATAGCACATTCACAGTTCCTATAAATGATCCACACCAGGTAAAGATGATGGATGGCTATCGCTATTATTTAGCACACTCGTAGTCATGAAACCATCGCTAGATTTTAAGATTATGCATGGGAATCCATTTGCATGCTAGTGCTTACACCATGCTCCTTTTGATTGCAGGTTTGGAAttctgatgaacatgaagatttacAGGTGCTTGTGATCATATCGCGCCCACCTGTGAAGATGTATGTATACCTTGCTTGAATGTCTTATCCTGTAGTAGTTGACAACATAAACTGAATTGATTTGCTCATACCCATCACTGTGGAGTAACTTGTGTTGGGTGCTATACACACATGTTGCCAAAACCAACTTTATCCCCAAACCGCTGCTTGTTCAGTACTGAAAAAAAACAGTTTCAAAGGTGGGAAAATGGCATAGTGTTTTATTTTGGACAATTTTCTTCCTTTAAAATCCAACATTTGAAGTTCGAACACAATCTAAGTACCAAGAACCTTTTCATACGTCCTCATAAGTACAACAAAACATCGATGACTTAATTTCCAAATCTTACAAAGTAAATACCCGTAATTTGAAATGAACATGAAACACTGTCACAGATCGCTCGACAGGTCCTCCACGAATCTTCCTCTGATGTTGTGTCCAGTTGTCACACATTTGACATGTTAGTTCGATATGAACATTGCATCTGTGGATGTCAAATACTACTCTAGTGTTTTTTGATATCTGAAATGTTGCTTGTTGTAGATTTTTGTATGAAGATTGGAGTATGCCTCACACAGCGGCGAAGTTGAAGTTCCCCTTCGTCTGGGATGAGGACTGCTTAGACGCACCTAAAGATGAACTGTAGGTTGGAAAGTGCTCACATGGCAGCGCATCGGCCTCAGTCAGCGTACTGATGAAGTGCGGTGTACAGCTTGCCTGCCTCCTAATAATGCGCATGTCTGTAACATCCTTTCTCTTGGAACAATATTTTCGTCACGGATTATGTACTTGAGAGCATGAAGCAGCCTTCTGCAGCAAGAACTATTTCCAAATTTTGAATTACCACTGTATTCTTAGTTTCTTACCccttcatcccataatataagagcgtttttacacCAGTGTAGTGTAAATAGTGtaaaaatgtttttatattatgggacggagggagtagcctGCAAGCGTCGCTGATCTTGGTCAGAGGGTCATTGTTCAGCAGATTTGGTGTTGAATCCTGAACACAATTTTCAACTCTGTATCCTATGGCGCACATGAGTGGATCTAATTCCTTCAACTTGGTAAACGGCCACGAAGCAATTACAGTACTTACTATAGAACATAAATTAGTCAGAGTGGTATCCTGAATGATATATAGCGAAAAGAAGTCACGACTGATAAGGGAAATGATTCTCTTCAACTGACCGATCTTATGTGAACACCCGCCGCCTCCATGTCCGTCGGATGGACTTTTAATCATCCGGTCGGAGCCAAATTTTCCATATCAATGTTGTACAACTGGTTCATTGTTTCAGAAAGAGGTTCTGCAAATAGCCCTTTGTTACAAACCGACTAACCCGCAAAGGCTGGATCCTGCGACACAGCCTATGTTGCAAGAAAATCATGCAACACGACCCATGTTGCTAAAAAAATCTGCAATATGACCCATattgcaaaataataatctcacaaCACAACCTGTCAACCTATGTTACAAAAAACATAACATAACCTCTGTTGGGAATGTCTTCGCAACAAAACATCCGTTGCAAAGTAGATGAACGTTTGGCTGATCGGTCGTGTCAGATCCGATGGCTTGTGAGGTGGCGGATCTATCCGCCGGTCTACGCCTTGCTGCCCCCAACTAATAACCTGAAGAGAATGGCATAGCAAAGCTTAAATGAgtacacccgcaaaaaaaaaagcttAAATGAGTGACTTCTTGGCTCCCAAGTAATCTGGGCTCTCAAGTAGTGGTCGAGTCGGCGATTCGATCGGCTCATATTAGCTGTGCGCCTTTGCCAAATCACACCGGCACGGGCACGGGAACCAAGGAACCATTCGTTTGCGGAGCAGAGCAGAGCGGTGCGGAGGGCATGGAAGCCTCGCGGTTCGGCTTCGGCCGCGACATGGCGGCGGCGTTCAAGTTCGACCCCACCGACGCCGACATCGTCGCCTCCTACCTCCTCCCCCGCGCGGTCGGCCTCGACGAGCCCCACGGCCGCGAGCACGCCGTGATCGACGACGACCCCATGAGCATCCCGCCGTGGGACCTCATGGAGAAGCACAACCACGGGACCAGCGACCAGGCCTTCTTCTTCGGGCCTCCCAGGAACGGGGGCCGCGTCACGCGCGTCGTGCCCGGCAAGGGCGGCGGCACGTGGCAAGGCCAGAATGGCAGGGTCGGGACCGTCACCCTGTTCTGCGATGGCGCCCGCGCCGGCGAGGTGGACATTAGCTACAGGAGGTACGACCTCACCTACAAGCGCGCGGGCGACAAGGCCCCCAGCGGCTGGGTCATGAGCGAGTACCAGATCACCTCGCCGCCGCTCTTGAGCACGGTGCTCACCCGCATCGGATTGATCGTCGCCGCCAGGGAGCAGAGGAAGCGACAGCCGGCCGACCCGGAGGTGAGTAAGGATCGACgcgttgcgtgcgtgcgtgcgttggGCGAACTTTTGGGGGCGAATTCGTCCCTGATTTAGTGATTTGGGGATCCGTTAACTGAAGGTgttggttcttcttcttctccaggcGTTTGCTCAGCAGGGCCCTCACAAGGTGCTGGCCGTCGCAGCCGCAGCCACCGCTGCCGAACATCAACGGGTTTCACCAGCGCCAGTGCAGCCAGGCCCTGACCCGCAAGCCGACGATGGTGCTCTCTACCATGGCGATACTAGCGTCACCGGCGTGGGGGAGAACGGCGGGCACTACACGGTTCCGCTTCTGCTCAACGGCCAAGAGTACTACAAGGACAAGAGCCGCGTCAAACGCAAACGGCGGCGATATGGGGCATGACCCATCCTGATCGAACCTGAATCCAATCGGGAGACGCCCGCCCGTACATTTGGATCACGGAATAGCATGTATGTCATCCGTTTCTAACATTGTTTCTGTGGATCCTTGGTTCTCGACATTCCTGGTTTATTAATCGGGAAGGATATATGGCCTGAATTTGAGACACGATATCGATCATGTTGGGTCCTGGGTCATGTTGATGGATTGCTTTTTGAGACCGTCATGTTGGGTTATGGGACGTGGTTTGGCGTTCTTCTTTTGGGATTAAATAGCACACTAGCCTATTACACCTGATTAATTAGCTACCTCTGCATATGTGCGTAGTCGACGGTCTACACAGAGGCTAATGAACATTGTTGGTTTTCTTGATTGGAAGCCGCTGACGCTGTTGGGACTTGTGATATAGGCACTTGGACGTACCTGATTGTATATCCTGCCCTGAGGGTGcgaacctcattaacaaatctcATGTTGGTGCTTGTGCGATTGGTTGTCCAGGACGGTGTTCTCCCTAAAATAttatagtactcccttcgtttttttagtccgcatataaggtttggtcaaagtcaagatttgtagagtttgactaattttatattaaaaaaatataaacattcacaatatgaaatcaatattatcagatgcaccatgaaacgtattttcatactatatagttttagtattgtagatgttcatatttttttatataaatttggtcaaactttgtgtagtttgactttgaccaaatcttatatgcgaagtaaaaagaaacggagggagtaccaagtaTCATGAGAAAGATTTTCTAAGAGGCCACTTAAATTATTTTAGAGGAGTTGACGGTTGTTCATGATGTAGAGGAGAAGTCCGAAGCTATGTTGCTTGGGTTTTTGTGTTCAGAAGATGATTTAGTACATGGGAGGAGCGTCCATAGTCACGTCCTAAGGATATAGTCATGTAGGTAAACCTTGTTAACAATTCTCGATGTCATGCTCATACTGATGTGATTGCTTGTCCTCGGCGGATCAACGTTTGCCATGAAATCTAAGTACTAGCTCCGTCCTGATTTACTGGTtctcttcgtattttgtgccaaaatttgatcatagatttaactaacaaaatgttaatgcatgtcataaaaaattacattgttggattcgtatttaaacatagtttccatttatataattttttatgacatgcattaacattttgttaattCAATCCATGGTCAAAATACTAATGGCCAATAATCCAGGACAAAGGTAATAGTATCATGAGCAAAAGTTTCGAAGAGGCCACATAAATTACTCTAGACGAATTGGCAGTCGTTTATTGTGTAGACGGGAGGTCCGAAACTATGGTGCTTGGGTTTTTGTGCTTGGAAGACGATTTAATATATGGGGACAAGCCCCCGCAGTCATGCCCCGAGGATGTAGCCATGTTGGCGAACCTTGCTAACAAATCTTGATGCCGTGCTCGTGCTTCTGTGATTGTTTGTCTTCGACGGATCAACCTTCGCCTCTCATGAGCAATATTTTTGAAGAGGCTACATAAATTATTCTATAGGAGCTGACAGTTGTTCATGGTGTAGATGAGAGGTTTGAAGCTATGGTGCTTGGGTTTTTGTGTTTGAAAGACAATTTAATATATGGGAAGAAGCCCCGAAACTATGGTGCTTGGGTTTTTGTGCTTGAAAG
This window of the Triticum aestivum cultivar Chinese Spring chromosome 5D, IWGSC CS RefSeq v2.1, whole genome shotgun sequence genome carries:
- the LOC123119857 gene encoding uncharacterized protein, which codes for MEASRFGFGRDMAAAFKFDPTDADIVASYLLPRAVGLDEPHGREHAVIDDDPMSIPPWDLMEKHNHGTSDQAFFFGPPRNGGRVTRVVPGKGGGTWQGQNGRVGTVTLFCDGARAGEVDISYRRYDLTYKRAGDKAPSGWVMSEYQITSPPLLSTVLTRIGLIVAAREQRKRQPADPEAFAQQGPHKVLAVAAAATAAEHQRVSPAPVQPGPDPQADDGALYHGDTSVTGVGENGGHYTVPLLLNGQEYYKDKSRVKRKRRRYGA
- the LOC123119858 gene encoding auxin-binding protein 4 — encoded protein: MASGHTTAASVRGPRFAGAGRRGALLLALLLAAAAALLPVAEPSCPRDNSVVKDINKMHQSNYGIGGFSHITVAGALAHGMKEVEVWLQTISAGQRTPIHRHSCEVFVVLKGRGTLLLGSTSLPYLGTPQEIPVFQNSTFTVPINDPHQVWNSDEHEDLQVLVIISRPPVKIFLYEDWSMPHTAAKLKFPFVWDEDCLDAPKDEL